DNA sequence from the Gordonia polyisoprenivorans genome:
TCGAAGGTCACCGGCGCCGGACGTGACGTGCCGTTACGCTCACCCTCGCGGAATCCGCCCACTGCGACCTCTTTCGACATCCGGCTCCCCCACATTCTGCCGCAGCCGCCCGGTATGTCCGATTGAGGAGCGTCGCGAGCTGCGCGGCTTGCATATGTACCTTACATATGTACGCTACATACAGCTTAGGAGGTGCGATGACAGACACCAATTCGTCGCCGGCAGCAGAGAACCCGGCACCAGTAGAGTCCGTTCCGCGCAACGGGTCGTCCAATGGCGCCGCGATCGCCACCGTCATCGCGCTGTGCTTCGGTGGCCTCGTCGCATCCTTGATGCAGACGCTGGTCATCCCGATCCAGCCCGAGTTGCCCACCCTGCTGGGCACCTCCCATTCCAACGCGTCGTGGGTGATCACCGCGACATTGCTGGCCGCCGCGATCGCGATGCCCATCGCCGGCCGCCTCGGCGACATGTTCGGCAAGCAGCGAGTCCTGCTGGGCAGCGCCGCGCTGCTCGTCGCCGGTTCCATCGTGTGTGCCCTGAGCAGTTCGGTCATCCCGATGATCGCCGGCCGCGCGATCCAGGGCCTGGCCATGGGCTTCATCCCCGTCGGCATCAGCCTCATGCGTGAGGTCACGCCACCCAAGATCACCTCGATGGCGATCGCCGCGATGAGCGCGACGCTCGGTGTGGGTGGCGCGATCGGTCTGCCGCTGTCGGCGTGGATCGCGCAGAGCTGGAACTGGCACGGCCTGTTCTGGGTGTCGGCGATCCTGTCGTTGGCCGTCCTCGCCCTGGTCGTCGTGGTCGTCCCCCACGTCCCCGACGCGGTCGGTGGCCGTCTGGACTTCGTCGGCGCGATCGGCTTGGCCATCGGTTTGTCGGCCGCACTCATCGCCGTGTCCAAGGGCAACGACTGGGGTTGGACGTCGGGAACCACGCTCGGCACGCTGATCGGCGGTCTCGTCGTGCTCGGGGCGTGGGGTTTCTATCAGCTGCGAACCCCCGAACCGCTCGTCGACCTGCGGACCACCGCACGTCCGGCGGTCCTGCTCACCAACATCGCCGCCGTCGCCATCGGCTTCGGCATGATGGCGCAGTCGATCGTCATCCCAATGCTGCTCGAGATGGACGTGCGCACCGGAGTCGGACTCGGCCAGACCATGCTCGAGGCCGGCCTGTGGATGGCGCCCGGCGGACTGATGATGCTGGTCTTCGCCCCGGTCTCGGGCACGTTGATCAACAAGATCGGCGCCAAGTACACCTTGGCCATCGGCGCGACGGTGCTCGGTGTGGGCTACCTGCTCGCGATGTTCCTGATGAACTCGCCGTGGCAGCTGATGATCGCGTCGATCATCGCCGCGTCGGGCGTCGGCATCGGCTATGCGGCGATGCCGACCTTGATCATGGGCGCGGTGCCGATGACCGAGGCCGGTGCGGCCGTCGGCCTCAACGGATTGATGCGCTCGATCGGCACCACCGTCTCCTCGGCGGTAATGGCGGTGCTGCTGACCACCTCGACGATCAGCATGGCGGGCAACGACATTCCCACCCACACGACGTTCAAGTGGTGCTTCCTGGTGGGCGCCGTCGCCGCATTCGTCGGAGTGGCCATCACCCTGTGCATCCCCAAGCGCGGGCCCCAGCCGACGCCGACTGGCGTGGTGATCGCCGACTCGGCAGCGCCGGGCTCGGCAGCACCGGCCACCTCGCACTGACCCCGCGCTCGACCCGTCAGACCAGCCGGTCGCCGGTCTCGGGGTGGAACAGGTGAACCGCGTTGTCGGCCTGCCGCAACCGGATTCCCTCTCCACGCTTGGCCGGCGCCCGCTGTGAAGAGCGTGCCACCACGACCATCGGATCACCGTCGAGGTTGTGGACCGATTCGTCGGCCAGCGAGGCGTAGACGTAGGTTTCGCTGCCGAGCTCTTCGAGAAGTGCGACGTCGGCGTTGAGTCCGGTGCCGTCGTCGGAGAGCGCTAGGTGCTCGGGCCGGATGCCGACGACGACCGAGCTCAGCCCGGACTTGCGCAGTGCCGCCTGCGATGTGGCGTCGATGTCGATGTCGGCTCCGGCGATCGAGATCGCGCCGTCGCGGATCGGCGCGGTGAACAGGTTCATCGCCGGTGATCCGATGAAGCCGGCGACGAAGGCGTTGACCGGGTGGTCGTAGAGTTCGGCCGGGGTGGAGAACTGCTGGAGTACACCGTGTTTGAGTACGGCGACACGATCGCCCATGGTCATCGCCTCGACCTGGTCGTGGGTGACGTAGACGGTGGTGGTACCGAGTCGGCGTTGCAGCGCGGCGATCTGGGTGCGTGTCTGGACCCGCAGTTTCGCGTCGAGGTTCGACAGCGGCTCGTCCATGCAGAACACCTGCGGTTCGCGCACGATCGCGCGGCCCATGGCGACGCGTTGACGTTGTCCGCCGGACAGTTTCGCCGGTTTGCGGTCCAGATAGTCGGTGAGGTCGAGGAGTTTGGCGGCCTCGGCGACCTTGCGCTTGCGTTCGTCGGCGGAGATGCCGCGCATCTTCAGCGCGAATCCCATGTTCTCCCCGACGGTCTTGTTGGGGTAGAGCGCATAGTTCTGGAAGACCATGGCGATGTCACGGTCCTTGGGCGCGACGCCGACCATGTTGTCCCCGCCGATGCGGATCTGCCCGGAATCGATCTCCTCGAGTCCGGCGAGCATCCGCAGTGCCGTGGATTTGCCGGAGCCCGACGGTCCGACGAGGACCACGAACTCGCCGTCGGCGATGTCGAGGTCGAGGGAGTCGACGGCCAGTGACTCGGCGCCCGGGTAGACGCAGCAGGCCTTGTCGTAGGTGATGGTTGCCATGGGGTTCTCCTGTTGATACGAAAGCGCTTGGGTGAGTGGGTGACCGGCGTGATTACTTGATCGCGCCGAAGGACAGGCCGCGGACGAGTTTGTTCTGGGCGATCCAGCCGCAGATCACCACCGGCAGCGCGGCCAGGACCGACGCCGCCGACAATTGCGCCCAGTAGAGGCCCTGCCCGGACATGAAGCCGGTCAGGAAGACCGGCATCGTCTGCCCGTTGACGGCGGTCATGTTGACGGCGAAGAAGAATTCGTTCCACGAGAAGATGACGCAGATCAGTGCGGTGGCCGCGATACCCGGGGAGATCAGCGGCAGGATCACCTCACGGACCGAGGTCCACAGACTGGCGCCGTCGATGCTGGCGGCCTCGAGCAGTTCGCCGGGCACCTCGAGGAAGAACGACCGCATCATCCACACGGCGATCGGCAGATTCATTGCGGTGTAGAGGATCACCAGCGTCCACACGTTGTCGAGCATCCCGATCTTGCCGACGATCACATACAGCGGGATGATCGCGGCCACGATCGGCAGCATCTTGGTGGAGATGAAGAAGAACAGCGCGTCCTTGGTCTTGCGGACCGGGCGCAGCGACAACGCGAAGGCCGCCGGCACACCGAGGACCAGAACCAGAATCGTCGAGACGATGGTGGCGAACAGGGAATTGAGCAGTGGGGTACCGATTCCGGCGTCGAAGACGTTGCGGAACTGCTGCAGGGTCGGGGCGAAGAAGAACGTCGGCGGGTTGGTGGCGGCGTCGCTTTCCTTCTTGAACGCGGTCAGCACCATCCACAGCACCGGGAAGAAGAACCCGATGGCCAGGATCCAGGTGAGTGCGGTCAGCGCCATCTGGCGCGGATTGCGGCTGCGGCGTACTTCGGGCGCCGACGTCGAAGTGGTGGTCGGGGCGGGGCGGGTGTCGGTACTCATCAGGCCGGCTCCTCTGTTCCGGTGAATGACTTGAAGATCAGGCGCAGGGCCAGGGACGCGACGACGATCGTGCCGATCACCGTGACCACGCCCATCGCAGCGGCCTGCCCGATGTCGAATCCGAGGAAGGCACGCTGATAGATGTAGTAGGACAGATTGGAGCTGGCCACACCCGGTCCGCCGGAGGTCATCATGTAGACCGCGTCGAAGGTGTTGACCAGGTAGATGGCGCCGAGCACCGTGCCGAGTTCGATGAACCGCCGCAGGTGCGGCAGGGTCAGTTCGCGGAAGAGCCGGAAGCTGGTGGCGCCGTCCACCCGTGCGGCTTCCTGGATGTCCCGGGGCATCGACTGCAGTCCGGCGAGGATCAGCAACATCATGAAAGGTGTCCACTGCCAAACGAGTTCGGCCATCACACTGGCGAGCGGGAATTCCGAGAGCCAGTCGGTGTGAATCCCGAACGGGCTCAACGCCCAGTTGACCAGGCCGTTGGTCGGCGAGAGCAGGCTCGTCTTCCACAGCAGCGCCGCGGCGACCGGTGTCACCAGGAACGGGGTGATCAGCAGGGTCCGAACCACGCCGCGCCCCAAGAATTTCCGGTCGAGCAGCAGGGCGAAGATCAGTCCGAGCACCACCGAGATGATGACGGTGCCCACGATCAGCAGGATGGTGTTGAGGGTGACCGTCCAGAATTGGCTGTCACCGAACACCTCGACGTAGTTGTCGAATCCGACGAAGCGACGTGAGCCCGGGCGGACCAGGTTCCACGACTGGGTCGAGTAGTAGAGCGTGAACACGAACGGCACCTGGGTGACCACGATCATGAAGATCAAGGCGGGCAACAGGGGTCCGCGTCGACGCCAGCCCTCGGCGCGACTGATCTGGTCTTTCTTCGAGGTCACCGGCCGCCCCTGATCGGGGGGCACCTGCGCGCCTCGCGTGGATACTGCGGTGGCCATCTCTACTGCTCCCTCTGGTAGGACTTGCCGACGACCTCGGCGTACTGCTGGGCCTGTTCGAGTGCGTCGTGAACGCTGATCTGCCCGGCGATCGCAGCCGAGATCTGTTGGCTCACGCGGGTTCCGAGGTCCTGGAACTCGGGGATCGCCAAGAACTGGATTCCGGTGTAGGGCACCGGCTCCAGCGTCGGCTTGTTCTGGTTCGCCGCCTGCATCGCCTGCAGGGTCTGCTGGGCAAAGGGCCCGGAGATCTTCTGATAGGCCGGCAGCTGGTAGGTCGAGAGCCGACTACCGGGCGGGACGTGCGTGGCACCCAGGGTGTTCGCCACATGTTCGATGTACTTGCGGTTGGTCATCCAGTCGATGAACTTCCAGGCGTCGTCGCGGTGTTTGCTGCTCGACGGGATCCCGAGCGACCAGGTATAGAGCCAACCGTTGTCGCCCTTGGCCATGCGCGGAGACGGCAGGTAGCCGACGTCGCCGGCGATGGTCGAGGTGTCCGGGCTCTCGAGCACCGACACCGCCGAGGTCGCGTCGTACCACATCGCCACCTGGCCCTGCGACATCAGGTTTCCGCATTCCTGGAAGCCCGACGACGACGCACCGGCCTCCCCGTACTTGCGCACCGTGTCGACGTAGAACTGGACGGCGGCCTCGACCTGCGGACTGGTCAGCTGGGCATTCCAGTTCTCGTCGTACCAGCGACCACCGTAGGCGTTGATGACGGTGTTCAGCGGGGCGAGCACCTCACCCCAACCGGGCTTGCCGCGCAGGCAGATTCCCGCCGTACGGTCGTTAGTGAGCTTGCGTGCGGCGTCGGCGACCTGCGGCCAGGTGGGGTCCGCGGGCAGCGCCA
Encoded proteins:
- a CDS encoding ABC transporter substrate-binding protein, translating into MALAATIGLLATGCAGAGSLTGGGGREVTVAMVSNSQMQDAIKLSGQFEQENPGTKVRFVTLSENEARAKITASVATGGGEFDVVMISNYETPMWAKNGWLVNLTPYMDADPSYDANDFIPTLKSALSYQGSMYSAPFYGESSFLMYNKKLFSQAGVALPADPTWPQVADAARKLTNDRTAGICLRGKPGWGEVLAPLNTVINAYGGRWYDENWNAQLTSPQVEAAVQFYVDTVRKYGEAGASSSGFQECGNLMSQGQVAMWYDATSAVSVLESPDTSTIAGDVGYLPSPRMAKGDNGWLYTWSLGIPSSSKHRDDAWKFIDWMTNRKYIEHVANTLGATHVPPGSRLSTYQLPAYQKISGPFAQQTLQAMQAANQNKPTLEPVPYTGIQFLAIPEFQDLGTRVSQQISAAIAGQISVHDALEQAQQYAEVVGKSYQREQ
- a CDS encoding carbohydrate ABC transporter permease yields the protein MATAVSTRGAQVPPDQGRPVTSKKDQISRAEGWRRRGPLLPALIFMIVVTQVPFVFTLYYSTQSWNLVRPGSRRFVGFDNYVEVFGDSQFWTVTLNTILLIVGTVIISVVLGLIFALLLDRKFLGRGVVRTLLITPFLVTPVAAALLWKTSLLSPTNGLVNWALSPFGIHTDWLSEFPLASVMAELVWQWTPFMMLLILAGLQSMPRDIQEAARVDGATSFRLFRELTLPHLRRFIELGTVLGAIYLVNTFDAVYMMTSGGPGVASSNLSYYIYQRAFLGFDIGQAAAMGVVTVIGTIVVASLALRLIFKSFTGTEEPA
- a CDS encoding ABC transporter ATP-binding protein, yielding MATITYDKACCVYPGAESLAVDSLDLDIADGEFVVLVGPSGSGKSTALRMLAGLEEIDSGQIRIGGDNMVGVAPKDRDIAMVFQNYALYPNKTVGENMGFALKMRGISADERKRKVAEAAKLLDLTDYLDRKPAKLSGGQRQRVAMGRAIVREPQVFCMDEPLSNLDAKLRVQTRTQIAALQRRLGTTTVYVTHDQVEAMTMGDRVAVLKHGVLQQFSTPAELYDHPVNAFVAGFIGSPAMNLFTAPIRDGAISIAGADIDIDATSQAALRKSGLSSVVVGIRPEHLALSDDGTGLNADVALLEELGSETYVYASLADESVHNLDGDPMVVVARSSQRAPAKRGEGIRLRQADNAVHLFHPETGDRLV
- a CDS encoding MFS transporter, which produces MTDTNSSPAAENPAPVESVPRNGSSNGAAIATVIALCFGGLVASLMQTLVIPIQPELPTLLGTSHSNASWVITATLLAAAIAMPIAGRLGDMFGKQRVLLGSAALLVAGSIVCALSSSVIPMIAGRAIQGLAMGFIPVGISLMREVTPPKITSMAIAAMSATLGVGGAIGLPLSAWIAQSWNWHGLFWVSAILSLAVLALVVVVVPHVPDAVGGRLDFVGAIGLAIGLSAALIAVSKGNDWGWTSGTTLGTLIGGLVVLGAWGFYQLRTPEPLVDLRTTARPAVLLTNIAAVAIGFGMMAQSIVIPMLLEMDVRTGVGLGQTMLEAGLWMAPGGLMMLVFAPVSGTLINKIGAKYTLAIGATVLGVGYLLAMFLMNSPWQLMIASIIAASGVGIGYAAMPTLIMGAVPMTEAGAAVGLNGLMRSIGTTVSSAVMAVLLTTSTISMAGNDIPTHTTFKWCFLVGAVAAFVGVAITLCIPKRGPQPTPTGVVIADSAAPGSAAPATSH
- a CDS encoding carbohydrate ABC transporter permease; this translates as MSTDTRPAPTTTSTSAPEVRRSRNPRQMALTALTWILAIGFFFPVLWMVLTAFKKESDAATNPPTFFFAPTLQQFRNVFDAGIGTPLLNSLFATIVSTILVLVLGVPAAFALSLRPVRKTKDALFFFISTKMLPIVAAIIPLYVIVGKIGMLDNVWTLVILYTAMNLPIAVWMMRSFFLEVPGELLEAASIDGASLWTSVREVILPLISPGIAATALICVIFSWNEFFFAVNMTAVNGQTMPVFLTGFMSGQGLYWAQLSAASVLAALPVVICGWIAQNKLVRGLSFGAIK